The following proteins are encoded in a genomic region of Oryzias latipes chromosome 17, ASM223467v1:
- the mfsd14a gene encoding hippocampus abundant transcript 1 protein has protein sequence MTGEKKKKKRLNRSILLAKKIIIKDGGSPQGIGEPSVYHAVVVIFLEFFAWGLLTTPMLAVLRSTFPQHTFLMNGLIHGVKGLLSFLSAPLIGALSDVWGRKSFLLLTVFFTCAPIPLMKISPWWYFAVISMSGVFAVTFSVIFAYVADITQEHERSTAYGLVSATFAASLVTSPAIGAYLSVAYGDTLVVILATAIALLDICFILVAVPESLPEKMRPASWGAPISWEQADPFASLRKVGQDSTVLLICITVFLSYLPEAGQYSSFFLYLKQVIGFTSETVAAFIAVVGILSILAQTVVLGILMRSIGNKNTILLGLGFQILQLAWYGFGSQPWMMWAAGAVAAMSSITFPAISAIVSRSADPDQQGVVQGMITGIRGLCNGLGPALYGFVFYLFHVELNDTDGSGKGAKVNMANPTDESSIIPGPPFLFGACSVLLSLLVALFIPEHTGPGVRPGAYKKHSNGAQSHSHSPQGSGAEGKEPLLEDSSV, from the exons ATGACgggggagaagaagaagaagaagcggcTGAACCGCAGCATTCttctggcaaaaaaaataattataaaagatggaGGAAGT CCTCAGGGAATCGGCGAGCCCAGCGTCTACCATGCTGTGGTGGTCATCTTCCTGGAATTTTTTGCCTGGGGTCTCCTCACCACCCCGATGCTCGCG GTACTACGCTCGACATTCCCCCAACACACCTTCCTGATGAATGGCCTTATCCATGGGGTGAAG GGCCTTCTTTCATTTCTCAGCGCTCCTCTGATCGGAGCGCTGTCCGATGTTTGGGGACGCAAGTCCTTCCTGCTGCTAACAGTCTTCTTCACATGTGCACCCATTCCACTGATGAAGATCAGCCCATG GTGGTACTTTGCCGTCATCTCCATGTCTGGAGTTTTCGCCGTTACCTTCTCGGTGATCTTTGCGTATGTGGCTGACATCACGCAGGAGCACGAGAGGAGCACGGCGTACGGTTTG GTGTCGGCCACCTTTGCAGCCAGCCTGGTTACCAGTCCAGCCATCGGCGCTTACCTGTCTGTGGCCTACGGCGACACCTTAGTCGTGATTTTGGCCACCGCCATCGCCCTGCTGGACATCTGCTTCATCCTGGTTGCCGTCCCCGAGTCGCTGCCAGAAAAAATGAGGCCGGCGTCATGGGGGGCGCCCATATCATGGGAACAGGCGGACCCCTTTGCA TCTCTGCGGAAGGTGGGCCAGGACTCCACGGTGCTCCTCATCTGCATCACAGTGTTTCTCTCCTACCTCCCTGAGGCCGGCCAGTactccagcttcttcctctACCTGAAACAG GTCATCGGCTTCACCTCAGAAACAGTGGCGGCCTTCATTGCAGTCGTGGGGATCCTGTCCATTCTGGCTCAG ACGGTTGTGTTGGGAATTCTGATGCGGTCCATCGGGAATAAAAACACCATCCTGCTGGGCCTCGGCTTCCAGATCCTCCAGTTAGCCTGGTACGGCTTCGGCTCCCAGCCCTG GATGATGTGGGCAGCAGGCGCCGTGGCAGCCATGTCCAGCATCACCTTCCCCGCCATCAGCGCCATCGTTTCCCGAAGCGCCGACCCCGACCAGCAAG GTGTTGTCCAGGGGATGATCACAGGAATCCGGGGGCTCTGTAACGGTTTGGGGCCGGCTCTTTACGGCTTTGTCTTCTACCTTTTCCACGTGGAGCTGAACGACACGGACGGCTCCGGGAAAGGCGCCAAAGTCAACATGGCGAACCCCACAGACGAG AGCTCCATCATTCCGGGCCCCCCCTTCCTCTTCGGCGCCTGTTCGGTGCTGCTGTCCCTGCTGGTGGCGCTGTTCATCCCCGAGCACACGGGGCCCGGCGTGAGGCCGGGGGCCTACAAGAAGCACAGCAACGGGGCACAGAGCCACTCCCACAGCCCCCAGGGGAGCGGGGCGGAGGGCAAGGAGCCGCTGCTGGAGGACAGCAGTGTATAG